A stretch of the Panicum virgatum strain AP13 chromosome 9N, P.virgatum_v5, whole genome shotgun sequence genome encodes the following:
- the LOC120692972 gene encoding acyl-[acyl-carrier-protein] desaturase 6, chloroplastic-like isoform X1: MALAAAVLGFGYPSWCKPTNAPAGRNRYCNPHATSGNGVLAFNRSSRRCRNSAVANSEATAVAGLRRDKKHVAEEEEDEWPSYLTPERLDVLREMETWVEEHVLTLLKPVEASWQPSDLLPDPAALGSDGFHAACLELRAAAAEVPDELLVCLVANMVTEEALPTYPSGLNRFEVVRDATGADPTPWARWIRGWSAEENRHGDVLNRYMHLSGRFDMREVERTVQRLIRDGMSFHAPVRSPYHGFVYLTFQERATAIAHGNTARLVGARGAGDSALSRICGTVAADEKRHEAAYTRIMAKLFEVEPDATVRAMAYMMRHRIDMPTGLINDGRHSGRDFYDRFSAIAQQAGTYTVSDYRGILEHLIEQWGVKELASGLSGEGRRARDYLCALPNKMQRMEAKVLERADKAKNKPTRIPINWIFDRAISVVLP, from the exons ATGGCCTTGGCGGCAGCCGTGCTCGGGTTTGGGTACCCGTCGTGGTGTAAACCAACAAATGCTCCAGCTGGGAGAAACCGGTACTGCAACCCACACGCAACTTCCGGCAATGGTGTCCTAGCGTTCAATCGCAGCAGCAG GAGGTGCAGGAACAGCGCTGTAGCGAACAGCGAGGCTACGGCAGTGGCCGGACTCCGGCGAGACAAGAAGCacgtggcggaggaggaggaggacgaatgGCCGAGCTACCTGACGCCGGAGAGGCTGGACGTGCTGAGGGAGATGGAGACGTGGGTGGAGGAACACGTGCTCACGCTGCTCAAGCCCGTGGAGGCGTCGTGGCAGCCGTCCGACCTGCTGCCGGATCCGGCAGCCCTGGGCAGCGACGGCTTCCACGCCGCGTGCCTCGagctccgcgcggcggcggcggaggtgccggACGAGCTCCTCGTGTGCCTCGTGGCGAACATGGTCACGGAGGAGGCGCTGCCCACGTATCCGAGCGGGCTGAACCGCTTCGAGGTCGTGCGTGACGCCACGGGCGCCGACCCCACGCCGTGGGCGCGCTGGATCCGCGGCTGGTCCGCCGAGGAGAACCGCCACGGCGACGTGCTCAACCGCTACATGCACCTCTCCGGCCGCTTCGACATGCGCGAGGTCGAGCGCACCGTGCAGCGCCTCATCCGCGACGGGATGAGCTTCCACGCGCCGGTGAGGAGCCCGTACCACGGCTTCGTCTACCTCACCTTCCAGGAGCGCGCCACGGCCATCGCGCACGGGAACACGGCGCGCCTcgtgggcgcgcgcggcgccggggACTCGGCCCTCTCGCGGATATGCGGAACCGTGGCCGCCGACGAGAAGCGGCACGAGGCAGCCTACACCCGCATCATGGCGAAGCTGTTCGAGGTGGAACCGGATGCCACCGTGCGCGCCATGGCGTACATGATGCGCCACCGGATCGACATGCCGACTGGCTTGATCAATGACGGCCGCCATAGCGGCCGCGACTTCTACGATCGCTTCAGCGCCATCGCGCAGCAGGCCGGCACCTACACGGTTTCCGACTACCGCGGCATCCTGGAGCACCTCATAGAGCAGTGGGGCGTGAAGGAGCTCGCCTCGGGGCTCTCCGGCGAAGGGAGGCGCGCGCGTGACTACCTGTGCGCGCTGCCGAACAAAATGCAGAGGATGGAAGCCAAAGTCCTGGAGAGAGCAGACAAGGCCAAAAACAAGCCCACTCGTATCCCAATTAACTGGATCTTCGATAGGGCCATCAGTGTCGTTCTACCCTGA
- the LOC120692972 gene encoding acyl-[acyl-carrier-protein] desaturase 7, chloroplastic-like isoform X2 produces the protein MALAAAVLGFGYPSWCKPTNAPAGRNRYCNPHATSGNGVLAFNRSSRNSAVANSEATAVAGLRRDKKHVAEEEEDEWPSYLTPERLDVLREMETWVEEHVLTLLKPVEASWQPSDLLPDPAALGSDGFHAACLELRAAAAEVPDELLVCLVANMVTEEALPTYPSGLNRFEVVRDATGADPTPWARWIRGWSAEENRHGDVLNRYMHLSGRFDMREVERTVQRLIRDGMSFHAPVRSPYHGFVYLTFQERATAIAHGNTARLVGARGAGDSALSRICGTVAADEKRHEAAYTRIMAKLFEVEPDATVRAMAYMMRHRIDMPTGLINDGRHSGRDFYDRFSAIAQQAGTYTVSDYRGILEHLIEQWGVKELASGLSGEGRRARDYLCALPNKMQRMEAKVLERADKAKNKPTRIPINWIFDRAISVVLP, from the exons ATGGCCTTGGCGGCAGCCGTGCTCGGGTTTGGGTACCCGTCGTGGTGTAAACCAACAAATGCTCCAGCTGGGAGAAACCGGTACTGCAACCCACACGCAACTTCCGGCAATGGTGTCCTAGCGTTCAATCGCAGCAGCAG GAACAGCGCTGTAGCGAACAGCGAGGCTACGGCAGTGGCCGGACTCCGGCGAGACAAGAAGCacgtggcggaggaggaggaggacgaatgGCCGAGCTACCTGACGCCGGAGAGGCTGGACGTGCTGAGGGAGATGGAGACGTGGGTGGAGGAACACGTGCTCACGCTGCTCAAGCCCGTGGAGGCGTCGTGGCAGCCGTCCGACCTGCTGCCGGATCCGGCAGCCCTGGGCAGCGACGGCTTCCACGCCGCGTGCCTCGagctccgcgcggcggcggcggaggtgccggACGAGCTCCTCGTGTGCCTCGTGGCGAACATGGTCACGGAGGAGGCGCTGCCCACGTATCCGAGCGGGCTGAACCGCTTCGAGGTCGTGCGTGACGCCACGGGCGCCGACCCCACGCCGTGGGCGCGCTGGATCCGCGGCTGGTCCGCCGAGGAGAACCGCCACGGCGACGTGCTCAACCGCTACATGCACCTCTCCGGCCGCTTCGACATGCGCGAGGTCGAGCGCACCGTGCAGCGCCTCATCCGCGACGGGATGAGCTTCCACGCGCCGGTGAGGAGCCCGTACCACGGCTTCGTCTACCTCACCTTCCAGGAGCGCGCCACGGCCATCGCGCACGGGAACACGGCGCGCCTcgtgggcgcgcgcggcgccggggACTCGGCCCTCTCGCGGATATGCGGAACCGTGGCCGCCGACGAGAAGCGGCACGAGGCAGCCTACACCCGCATCATGGCGAAGCTGTTCGAGGTGGAACCGGATGCCACCGTGCGCGCCATGGCGTACATGATGCGCCACCGGATCGACATGCCGACTGGCTTGATCAATGACGGCCGCCATAGCGGCCGCGACTTCTACGATCGCTTCAGCGCCATCGCGCAGCAGGCCGGCACCTACACGGTTTCCGACTACCGCGGCATCCTGGAGCACCTCATAGAGCAGTGGGGCGTGAAGGAGCTCGCCTCGGGGCTCTCCGGCGAAGGGAGGCGCGCGCGTGACTACCTGTGCGCGCTGCCGAACAAAATGCAGAGGATGGAAGCCAAAGTCCTGGAGAGAGCAGACAAGGCCAAAAACAAGCCCACTCGTATCCCAATTAACTGGATCTTCGATAGGGCCATCAGTGTCGTTCTACCCTGA